The DNA region TTATTATGTCTTTGATGTAAAATGGCTAAAAATCAACGAAGAATGGAAATATCATCACACATTGCTTGATTCCGCATCAAATTGCATTGTAACCGATGCAATTTACGATACTAAAGATGAAACAACTGTTGAAAAGTTTTTAAGAGAATCCACAGCAAATAAAAATAAAATTGCAATCACAACAGATTTAGATAAAAAATATACATCAATTATCCCAAAACTAGGTTTTAAACACCAATTATGTATTTTCCATA from Methanobacteriaceae archaeon includes:
- a CDS encoding transposase family protein, which codes for MKTFLEFDLGRCSGYYVFDVKWLKINEEWKYHHTLLDSASNCIVTDAIYDTKDETTVEKFLRESTANKNKIAITTDLDKKYTSIIPKLGFKHQLCIFH